A single window of Leclercia adecarboxylata DNA harbors:
- the sspB gene encoding ClpXP protease specificity-enhancing factor, with product MEMSQLSPRRPYLLRAFYEWLLDNQLTPHLVVDVTLPGVQVPMEYARDGQIVLNIAPRAVGGLELANDEVRFNARFGGVPRQVSVPLAAVLAIYARENGAGTMFEPEAAYDEEVASLNDENGVAGSESETVMSIIDGDKPDHDDDPDDTPPPRGGRPALRVVK from the coding sequence GTGGAAATGTCACAGCTGTCTCCGCGCCGTCCGTATCTGCTGCGTGCCTTCTATGAATGGCTGCTGGATAACCAGCTCACGCCGCACCTGGTAGTGGATGTGACGTTACCGGGCGTGCAGGTTCCTATGGAATATGCACGTGACGGACAAATCGTACTGAACATCGCGCCGCGTGCGGTGGGTGGTCTTGAGCTGGCGAACGATGAAGTACGCTTCAATGCCCGCTTCGGTGGCGTACCCCGTCAGGTTTCTGTGCCTCTGGCTGCCGTACTGGCTATCTACGCCCGTGAGAACGGTGCAGGCACCATGTTTGAGCCTGAAGCGGCTTATGATGAAGAGGTTGCCAGCCTGAATGATGAAAATGGCGTGGCCGGGAGCGAAAGCGAAACGGTGATGTCGATCATTGATGGTGATAAGCCGGATCATGATGACGATCCTGACGATACTCCGCCTCCGCGCGGCGGCCGTCCGGCTTTACGTGTCGTAAAATAA
- a CDS encoding DUF1120 domain-containing protein: protein MMRGICLLLAAFIAVPVVAKDSVSIDFELTADAAACIPVLSNNGVVDFNSRSAGSLSRNAFTQLGTRDLVLSLTCESSTAVAITARDTRAASVTWGKDEKGQQGPRFQINGGQYVNEGSRLFGLGMTAENKPVGSYAVQIDATNVMAADGDRSVAVEVAGSANQQGPWVKTELLPLPARQDYFYTFVQKGTLNPQPVSAATIPLQVSATVANALGSSQTIKLDGEAVISIVYL from the coding sequence ATGATGCGTGGCATTTGCCTGCTTCTTGCGGCCTTCATTGCTGTGCCTGTGGTCGCGAAGGACAGCGTTAGTATCGATTTTGAGCTGACCGCGGATGCTGCGGCCTGTATTCCCGTTCTGAGCAATAACGGCGTCGTGGATTTCAACTCCCGCAGCGCCGGGAGCTTATCCCGCAATGCCTTTACGCAACTTGGGACACGCGATCTGGTCTTAAGCCTCACCTGTGAGTCGTCCACGGCGGTCGCTATTACCGCGCGGGATACACGGGCCGCTTCGGTCACCTGGGGCAAAGATGAAAAAGGCCAGCAAGGTCCACGCTTCCAGATTAATGGTGGTCAGTATGTCAATGAGGGATCACGACTGTTTGGCCTGGGCATGACGGCGGAAAACAAGCCTGTCGGCAGCTATGCCGTACAGATTGATGCCACGAACGTAATGGCGGCAGATGGCGATCGCAGCGTGGCGGTAGAGGTGGCCGGCTCGGCAAACCAGCAAGGACCCTGGGTAAAAACCGAATTGCTACCGTTACCTGCGAGACAGGATTATTTCTATACGTTTGTGCAGAAGGGGACGCTGAATCCGCAACCCGTTAGCGCCGCCACGATACCGTTACAGGTAAGTGCTACGGTGGCAAACGCGTTGGGCAGTAGCCAGACAATCAAGCTGGATGGTGAAGCGGTAATCAGCATCGTCTATCTGTAA
- a CDS encoding fimbria/pilus chaperone family protein, which translates to MVPETSVLLIDAEKGEASMNVTNTDSRPALLYTNIVDLPESDESVRLIVSQPVVRVEAGAVQRMRFILQTQKPLMQEELKRVTFEGIPPKEKGKERLAVTIRQDLPVIIHPAGLAQDLAPWKHLKWHKQGSSLVVTNPSSYVVRMATGFRSLPSGKQGALKTTYLLPQSSMTLALPNKADTKVEFYPASRYGYKGDSYIAPLQ; encoded by the coding sequence ATGGTACCAGAAACATCGGTCTTATTAATTGACGCCGAAAAAGGGGAAGCCAGTATGAACGTGACGAATACGGATTCCAGACCTGCGTTGCTTTATACCAATATTGTGGATTTACCGGAAAGCGATGAATCTGTACGCCTGATTGTTTCTCAGCCTGTTGTCAGAGTGGAGGCGGGAGCGGTGCAACGGATGCGTTTTATATTGCAGACGCAAAAGCCGCTTATGCAGGAAGAGCTCAAGAGAGTGACCTTCGAAGGTATTCCGCCGAAAGAAAAAGGTAAGGAACGTCTCGCGGTCACCATTCGCCAGGATCTACCGGTAATTATTCACCCTGCGGGTCTTGCGCAAGATCTTGCCCCCTGGAAGCATCTTAAATGGCACAAACAGGGAAGCTCTCTGGTTGTCACAAATCCATCGAGCTATGTCGTTCGTATGGCGACAGGGTTTAGGTCATTACCCTCCGGTAAACAAGGGGCGTTGAAAACTACCTATTTATTGCCACAGTCCAGTATGACCCTGGCATTGCCGAATAAAGCGGATACAAAAGTGGAATTTTATCCCGCCAGTCGTTACGGGTACAAAGGTGACAGCTATATAGCGCCATTACAGTAA
- a CDS encoding fimbrial biogenesis usher protein: MFKRTLLMCAVSLICARQGKAAEIEAGALEFDNETLKSLGINPAVSAYFATKSRFMPGQATVTLKVNGQERGRMVARFQPQGELCFDKSLMEYAHIRIPDDYQEGCYDYLSFRPETVVTADPGQELIELIVSPDEINRQGMPVTDFAMEGSGGVLNYSVMSSRSEYSGGSSTWSQAQLDGGVNVAGWLLRTNQLLSQSQGQFNSENSQTYMQRTFVNLRTTAKMGEVTMNNALLEGAGLYGVSLSPEHGLDAQENMVRVSGIANTPQARVEVRQQGTLVYSTLVPVGPFTLTDFSLRNYTSDLNVTVVETDGTQHSYVIPASLYLQRLGKPAGLFLAFGQVSDDYNKKPLVLSASGGWRLLPGSNINLGMILAQDFQTAGVSINTAPSASTLLSLKINQSYDHENARQGQSYRMEASLTSALGVSVTASTGYYSPGYREFSQFIDSGLTTVKQHEYAVGLQWQTRKAGTFSASLYETKNRNQSGKTRYINAGWGSNLFSAYVSANWQHQLGDGKGKKDDLFYFNISFPLGKNSMNTYARREGGATRYGSTLMGNLSDDNAYSLGTEYDHKEKDSSISAGLSSNLHYSQLMLNASVASENRRSYSGSLQGGIVAHDEGVTFSPLPVRDTFGVASLDQPVAGVKIDTPQGPVWTDERGYAVLPSLNAWQKSRVEVSTETLPKNMDIGNGTRFLSQGRGSVGKVQFAAVTQRRVLLEVTMKDGKKLPKNRAITDTQGNYLTTSVDDGVVFLNNVSTRQVLVAQDDSGSCRIPLTLPEKAQTGVFYETAKGVCQ; the protein is encoded by the coding sequence ATGTTTAAAAGAACGCTGCTCATGTGCGCAGTCAGCTTGATCTGTGCGCGACAAGGGAAAGCCGCAGAAATCGAAGCCGGCGCCCTCGAATTTGATAATGAAACGTTAAAATCGCTGGGTATCAACCCCGCGGTTTCGGCATATTTTGCAACGAAATCACGCTTTATGCCCGGGCAGGCGACCGTGACCCTGAAAGTGAACGGACAGGAAAGAGGGCGCATGGTTGCGCGTTTTCAGCCGCAGGGCGAACTCTGTTTCGATAAGTCATTAATGGAATATGCGCATATACGCATCCCCGACGACTATCAGGAAGGGTGTTACGATTATCTGAGTTTTCGCCCGGAAACCGTTGTAACTGCCGATCCCGGGCAAGAGTTGATTGAATTAATTGTATCCCCCGATGAAATCAACCGTCAGGGCATGCCCGTAACGGACTTTGCTATGGAGGGGTCGGGGGGCGTCCTGAACTATTCGGTCATGTCGTCCCGCAGTGAATACAGCGGCGGCAGCTCCACCTGGTCTCAGGCCCAGCTTGATGGTGGGGTGAATGTTGCGGGCTGGCTACTGCGTACCAATCAGCTATTAAGCCAGTCGCAAGGTCAATTTAACAGCGAAAACAGCCAGACCTATATGCAGCGTACCTTCGTCAATTTGCGCACTACTGCAAAAATGGGTGAAGTCACTATGAATAACGCGTTGCTGGAGGGCGCTGGCTTATATGGTGTGTCGTTATCGCCGGAACATGGCCTTGATGCACAGGAGAACATGGTCAGAGTAAGCGGGATCGCCAATACGCCGCAGGCACGAGTGGAGGTACGCCAACAGGGTACATTGGTCTATTCGACGCTGGTTCCCGTGGGGCCTTTTACGCTCACCGATTTTTCTCTGCGCAACTATACCAGTGACCTCAACGTGACGGTGGTCGAGACCGATGGCACGCAGCATAGCTATGTGATCCCCGCCTCCCTTTATCTTCAGCGTCTGGGGAAACCGGCAGGCCTGTTCCTGGCCTTTGGGCAAGTGAGTGATGATTACAACAAAAAACCGCTGGTGCTGAGCGCGTCGGGCGGCTGGCGGCTTCTGCCCGGCAGTAACATTAACCTGGGGATGATCCTGGCCCAGGATTTCCAGACTGCTGGCGTCAGTATTAACACCGCCCCCTCTGCTTCAACCCTGCTGAGCCTTAAGATCAATCAGTCCTATGATCATGAAAATGCGCGGCAGGGACAAAGCTATCGTATGGAAGCCAGTCTTACATCGGCGCTGGGCGTAAGCGTGACCGCGTCGACGGGCTACTATTCGCCAGGCTATCGGGAGTTCTCGCAGTTTATTGATAGTGGTTTAACAACGGTAAAACAGCATGAATATGCCGTTGGATTGCAATGGCAAACCCGTAAGGCAGGAACGTTCAGTGCCAGCCTCTATGAAACGAAAAACCGCAACCAGTCAGGTAAAACGCGTTATATCAATGCAGGGTGGGGCAGTAACCTGTTTTCGGCCTATGTTTCTGCTAACTGGCAGCATCAGTTAGGTGATGGAAAGGGGAAGAAGGACGATCTGTTCTATTTCAATATCAGCTTCCCGCTGGGCAAAAACAGTATGAACACCTACGCACGCCGTGAGGGCGGTGCGACCCGCTATGGATCCACACTCATGGGGAATCTCTCTGACGATAACGCTTATTCGTTAGGGACCGAGTATGACCATAAAGAGAAGGATAGCAGCATCAGTGCGGGGCTAAGCAGCAATCTGCACTATTCCCAGCTGATGCTAAATGCCAGCGTGGCCAGTGAAAACCGCCGTAGCTATTCTGGCTCTCTGCAGGGGGGGATCGTGGCACATGACGAGGGTGTGACGTTTTCACCCTTGCCAGTACGTGACACCTTCGGTGTTGCCTCGCTGGATCAACCCGTCGCGGGCGTTAAAATCGACACGCCACAAGGACCGGTGTGGACGGATGAACGCGGCTATGCGGTGCTGCCTTCGCTGAATGCGTGGCAAAAATCGCGCGTGGAGGTGAGTACCGAAACCTTGCCTAAGAATATGGATATCGGTAACGGTACACGTTTCCTCAGCCAGGGGCGGGGCTCGGTAGGTAAGGTTCAGTTTGCGGCAGTGACCCAGCGTCGCGTCTTGCTCGAAGTCACTATGAAGGATGGCAAAAAACTGCCAAAAAACAGAGCCATTACGGATACACAGGGTAATTATCTCACCACCTCGGTTGATGATGGCGTGGTATTCCTGAACAACGTCAGCACCCGGCAAGTTCTGGTGGCACAAGACGACTCCGGCAGTTGCCGCATCCCGCTGACCCTGCCAGAAAAAGCGCAGACGGGGGTATTTTATGAAACGGCAAAAGGAGTGTGCCAATGA
- the gltB gene encoding glutamate synthase large subunit, with protein sequence MLYDKSLEKDNCGFGLIAHIEGEPSHKVVRTAIHALARMQHRGAILADGKTGDGCGLLLQKPDRFFRIVAEERGWRLAKNYAVGMLFLNQDAEKAAISRRIVEEELQRETLSIVGWREVPTNEGVLGEIALSSLPRIEQIFVNAPAGWRPRDMERRLFIARRRIEKRLQEDKEFYVCSLSNLVNIYKGLCMPADLPRFYLDLADLRLESAICLFHQRFSTNTVPRWPLAQPFRYLAHNGEINTITGNRQWARARTYKFQTPLIPDLHDAAPFVNETGSDSSSMDNMLELLLAGGMDIVRAMRLLVPPAWQNNPDMDPELRSFFDFNSMHMEPWDGPAGIVMSDGRFAACNLDRNGLRPARYVITKDKLITCASEVGIWDYQPDEVVEKGRVGPGELMVIDTRGGRILHSAETDNDLKSRHPYKEWMEKNVRRLVPFEDLPDQDVGSRELDDDTLASYQKQFNYSAEELDSVIRVLGENGQEAVGSMGDDTPFAVLSSQPRIIYDYFRQQFAQVTNPPIDPLREAHVMSLATSIGREMNVFCEAEGQAHRLTFKSPILLYSDFKQLTTMQEEHYRADTLDITFDATEATLEETVKALCDKAEQMVRNGTVLLVLSDRNIAKNRLPVPAPMAVGAIQTRLVDKSLRCDANIIVETASARDPHHFAVLLGFGATAIYPYLAYETLAKLVDGQAIDKDYRTVMLNYRNGINKGLYKIMSKMGISTIASYRCSKLFEAVGLHDDVADLCFQGVISRIGGAGFSDFQQDLLNLSKRAWLARKPLDQGGQLKYVHGGEYHAYNPDVVRTLQQAVQSGEYSDYQQYAELVNNRPAATLRDLLAVNPGDTAVSINDVEPATELFKRFDTAAMSIGALSPEAHEALAEAMNSIGGNSNSGEGGEDPARYGTNKVSRIKQVASGRFGVTPAYLVNADVIQIKVAQGAKPGEGGQLPGDKVTPYIAKLRYSVPGVTLISPPPHHDIYSIEDLAQLIFDLKQVNPKAMISVKLVSEPGVGTIATGVAKAYADLITIAGYDGGTGASPLSSVKYAGCPWELGLVETQQALVANGLRHKIRLQVDGGLKTGLDIIKAAILGAESFGFGTGPMVALGCKYLRICHLNNCATGVATQDEKLRKNHYHGLPFKVTNYFDFIARETRELMAQLGVTRLVDLIGRTDLLKELEGFTAKQQNLKLSRLLETAEPHPGKAVYCTENNPPFDNGVLNAQLLQQAKPFVDDKQSKTFWFDIRNTDRSVGATLSGYIAQTHGDQGLAADPITAHFSGTAGQSFGVWNAGGVELYLTGDANDYVGKGMAGGLLAVRPPVGSAFRSCDASIIGNTCLYGATGGRLFAAGRAGERFAVRNSGAITVVEGIGDNGCEYMTGGIVCVLGKTGVNFGAGMTGGFAYVLDESGDFRKRVNPELVEVLDVESLAIHEEHLRGLITEHVHHTGSVRGEEILANWPAFSAKFALVKPKSSDVKALLGHRSRSAAELRVQAQ encoded by the coding sequence ATGTTGTACGATAAATCCCTTGAGAAGGATAACTGTGGTTTCGGCCTGATCGCCCACATAGAAGGCGAACCTAGCCACAAGGTAGTGCGTACCGCTATACACGCACTGGCCCGTATGCAGCACCGTGGCGCTATCCTTGCGGATGGTAAAACCGGCGACGGTTGCGGTCTGCTGCTGCAAAAACCGGATCGTTTCTTTCGCATCGTGGCGGAAGAGCGCGGCTGGCGTTTAGCCAAAAACTACGCTGTCGGCATGCTGTTCCTGAATCAGGACGCGGAAAAAGCAGCTATCTCACGCCGCATCGTCGAAGAAGAACTTCAACGCGAAACCCTGTCTATCGTCGGCTGGCGCGAAGTGCCCACCAACGAAGGGGTACTCGGTGAAATCGCCCTCTCCTCGCTGCCTCGTATCGAGCAAATTTTTGTCAACGCGCCTGCGGGCTGGCGTCCACGTGATATGGAACGCCGCCTGTTTATCGCCCGTCGCCGCATTGAAAAACGTCTCCAGGAAGATAAAGAATTCTACGTCTGTAGCCTCTCGAACCTGGTGAACATCTATAAAGGTCTGTGTATGCCGGCTGACCTGCCGCGCTTCTACCTGGACCTGGCGGACCTGCGTCTGGAATCGGCCATTTGCCTGTTCCACCAGCGCTTCTCCACCAACACCGTACCACGCTGGCCGCTGGCTCAGCCGTTCCGCTATCTGGCGCACAACGGTGAAATCAACACCATCACCGGTAACCGCCAGTGGGCCCGCGCCCGTACCTATAAATTCCAGACCCCGCTGATCCCGGATCTGCACGATGCAGCGCCGTTCGTCAACGAAACCGGCTCTGACTCCAGCTCAATGGATAACATGCTGGAGCTGCTGCTGGCCGGCGGGATGGACATCGTTCGCGCCATGCGCCTGCTGGTTCCGCCAGCCTGGCAGAACAACCCGGATATGGATCCTGAACTGCGTTCCTTCTTCGACTTCAACTCCATGCACATGGAACCGTGGGATGGTCCGGCCGGTATCGTCATGTCCGACGGGCGCTTTGCGGCCTGTAACCTCGACCGTAACGGCCTGCGCCCGGCGCGCTACGTCATCACTAAAGACAAGCTGATCACCTGCGCCTCTGAAGTGGGGATCTGGGATTACCAGCCTGACGAAGTGGTCGAAAAAGGCCGCGTAGGGCCTGGCGAACTGATGGTGATCGACACCCGTGGCGGTCGCATTCTCCACTCCGCGGAAACCGATAACGACCTGAAAAGCCGTCATCCGTACAAAGAGTGGATGGAGAAAAACGTTCGCCGTCTGGTGCCGTTTGAAGATCTGCCGGATCAGGACGTGGGCAGCCGCGAGCTGGATGATGATACCCTCGCCAGCTACCAGAAACAGTTTAACTACAGCGCGGAAGAGCTGGACTCCGTTATCCGCGTACTGGGTGAAAATGGCCAGGAAGCGGTCGGCTCCATGGGTGACGATACCCCGTTTGCCGTGCTCTCCAGCCAGCCGCGTATCATTTACGACTACTTCCGCCAGCAGTTTGCGCAGGTAACTAACCCGCCAATCGATCCGCTGCGTGAAGCCCACGTGATGTCTCTGGCCACCAGCATCGGTCGTGAGATGAACGTCTTCTGCGAAGCCGAAGGCCAGGCCCACCGTCTGACCTTTAAATCGCCGATCCTGCTGTACTCCGATTTCAAACAGCTCACCACCATGCAAGAGGAGCACTACCGCGCCGACACGCTCGATATTACGTTCGACGCGACCGAAGCGACCCTCGAAGAGACGGTGAAGGCGCTGTGTGATAAAGCGGAACAGATGGTGCGTAACGGTACCGTTCTGCTGGTGCTGTCCGACCGCAACATTGCGAAGAACCGTCTGCCGGTGCCGGCGCCAATGGCCGTCGGTGCTATCCAGACGCGTCTGGTTGATAAGAGCCTGCGCTGCGACGCCAACATCATTGTGGAAACCGCAAGCGCACGTGACCCGCACCACTTCGCGGTGCTGCTGGGCTTCGGTGCGACGGCAATTTATCCGTACCTGGCCTACGAAACGCTGGCAAAACTGGTCGACGGCCAGGCCATCGACAAAGATTACCGTACCGTGATGCTGAACTACCGTAACGGCATCAACAAAGGCCTGTACAAGATCATGTCCAAGATGGGCATCTCGACTATCGCCTCTTACCGCTGCTCGAAGCTGTTCGAAGCTGTCGGTCTGCATGACGATGTTGCCGACCTGTGCTTCCAGGGCGTGATCAGCCGTATCGGCGGTGCGGGCTTTAGCGACTTCCAGCAGGATCTGCTGAACCTCTCCAAACGCGCCTGGCTGGCACGTAAACCGCTGGATCAGGGCGGGCAGCTGAAGTATGTCCATGGCGGCGAATACCACGCCTATAACCCGGACGTAGTGCGCACCCTGCAACAGGCCGTCCAGAGCGGCGAGTACAGCGATTATCAGCAGTATGCTGAGCTGGTGAACAACCGTCCGGCGGCCACGCTGCGCGATCTGCTGGCAGTGAACCCGGGCGATACCGCCGTCAGCATCAATGATGTTGAACCGGCGACTGAACTGTTCAAACGCTTTGATACTGCGGCGATGTCTATCGGCGCGCTGAGCCCGGAAGCCCACGAGGCGCTGGCAGAAGCGATGAACAGCATCGGCGGGAACTCCAACTCCGGCGAAGGCGGTGAAGATCCGGCGCGCTACGGCACCAACAAAGTGTCGCGCATCAAGCAGGTCGCTTCCGGTCGCTTTGGTGTGACCCCGGCGTACCTGGTTAATGCCGACGTGATTCAGATTAAAGTCGCTCAGGGTGCGAAACCGGGCGAAGGCGGTCAGTTACCGGGTGATAAAGTGACCCCGTACATCGCCAAACTGCGCTACTCGGTGCCGGGCGTGACGCTGATCTCCCCGCCGCCGCACCACGATATCTACTCTATCGAGGATCTGGCGCAGCTGATTTTCGACCTGAAACAGGTCAACCCGAAAGCGATGATCTCCGTGAAGCTGGTTTCCGAGCCGGGCGTGGGCACTATCGCTACCGGCGTGGCGAAAGCCTATGCGGATCTGATCACCATCGCCGGTTATGACGGCGGTACCGGCGCGAGCCCGCTCTCCTCCGTGAAATACGCGGGCTGTCCGTGGGAGCTGGGGCTGGTGGAAACCCAGCAGGCGCTGGTGGCTAACGGTCTGCGTCACAAGATCCGTCTGCAGGTGGATGGCGGTCTGAAAACTGGCCTCGACATCATCAAAGCGGCAATCCTCGGCGCAGAGAGCTTTGGCTTCGGTACCGGCCCGATGGTGGCGCTGGGCTGTAAATACCTGCGTATTTGTCACCTGAACAACTGCGCAACCGGTGTTGCAACCCAGGACGAGAAGCTGCGTAAGAACCACTACCATGGCCTGCCGTTCAAAGTGACCAACTACTTTGACTTCATCGCCCGCGAAACCCGCGAGCTGATGGCGCAACTGGGCGTAACGCGTCTGGTGGATCTGATTGGCCGTACCGACCTGCTGAAAGAGCTGGAAGGGTTCACGGCTAAGCAGCAGAACCTGAAGCTGTCCCGTCTGCTGGAAACGGCTGAACCACATCCGGGCAAAGCGGTGTACTGCACCGAGAACAACCCGCCGTTCGACAATGGCGTGCTGAACGCGCAGCTGTTGCAGCAGGCGAAGCCGTTTGTGGATGACAAGCAGAGCAAAACCTTCTGGTTTGATATTCGCAACACCGACCGTTCAGTAGGCGCAACGCTCTCGGGCTACATTGCGCAGACGCACGGCGACCAGGGCCTGGCAGCCGACCCGATTACGGCGCACTTCAGCGGTACCGCAGGCCAGAGCTTCGGCGTGTGGAACGCAGGCGGCGTTGAGCTGTATCTGACTGGCGATGCCAACGACTACGTCGGTAAAGGCATGGCGGGCGGTCTGCTGGCGGTGCGTCCGCCGGTCGGCTCCGCCTTCCGCAGCTGCGATGCCAGCATCATCGGCAACACCTGTCTGTACGGTGCCACCGGTGGTCGTCTGTTTGCCGCAGGGCGTGCAGGTGAACGTTTCGCGGTGCGTAACTCCGGCGCCATCACCGTGGTGGAAGGTATCGGCGATAACGGCTGTGAATACATGACCGGTGGGATTGTCTGCGTGCTGGGCAAAACCGGCGTTAACTTCGGCGCAGGTATGACCGGTGGTTTCGCCTATGTCCTGGACGAAAGCGGTGACTTCCGCAAACGCGTGAACCCGGAACTGGTGGAAGTGCTGGATGTTGAAAGCCTGGCGATCCACGAGGAGCACCTGCGTGGTTTGATCACCGAGCATGTACATCATACCGGTTCCGTGCGCGGCGAAGAGATCCTGGCCAACTGGCCGGCGTTCTCTGCGAAATTCGCGCTGGTTAAACCGAAGTCCAGCGATGTTAAAGCCCTGTTGGGTCACCGTAGTCGTAGCGCAGCAGAGCTGCGTGTGCAGGCGCAGTAA
- a CDS encoding glutamate synthase small subunit: MSQNVYQFIDLQRVDPPKKPLKIRKIEFVEIYEPFSEGQAKAQADRCLSCGNPYCEWKCPVHNYIPNWLKLANEGRIFEAAELSHQTNTLPEVCGRVCPQDRLCEGSCTLNDEFGAVTIGNIERYINDKAFEMGWRPDMTGVRQTDKRVAIIGAGPAGLACADVLTRNGVKAVVFDRHPEIGGLLTFGIPAFKLEKEVMTRRREIFTGMGIEFKLNVEVGRDVQLDDLLKDYDAVFLGVGTYQSMRGGLENEDATGVFDALPFLIANTKQMMGYGETAAEPYVSMEGKRVVVLGGGDTAMDCVRTSIRQNAAHVICAYRRDEENMPGSKREVKNAREEGVEFQFNIQPLGIEVNANGKVSGVKVARTEMGAPDAKGRRRAEIVAGSEYVIPADAVVMAFGFRPHSMEWLAKHSVELDSQGRIIAPEGSDNAFQTSNPKIFAGGDIVRGSDLVVTAIAEGRKAADGIMNFLEV, from the coding sequence ATGAGCCAGAATGTTTACCAGTTTATCGATCTGCAGCGTGTGGATCCGCCGAAGAAGCCGCTGAAGATCCGTAAAATTGAATTTGTTGAAATCTACGAGCCGTTTTCCGAAGGCCAGGCCAAAGCACAGGCAGACCGCTGCCTGTCCTGCGGCAACCCGTACTGCGAGTGGAAGTGTCCGGTCCATAACTACATCCCGAACTGGCTGAAGCTGGCCAACGAAGGGCGTATTTTCGAGGCCGCTGAGTTGTCTCACCAGACCAACACCCTGCCGGAAGTATGCGGCCGCGTGTGTCCTCAGGATCGTCTGTGTGAAGGTTCCTGTACCCTGAATGACGAGTTCGGTGCAGTGACCATTGGCAACATCGAACGCTATATCAACGATAAAGCGTTCGAGATGGGCTGGCGCCCGGACATGACCGGCGTACGTCAGACCGACAAACGCGTGGCGATCATCGGTGCAGGCCCGGCAGGCCTGGCCTGCGCCGACGTGCTGACCCGTAACGGCGTGAAGGCGGTGGTATTTGACCGTCACCCGGAAATCGGCGGTTTGCTGACCTTCGGTATCCCGGCCTTCAAGCTGGAAAAAGAGGTCATGACCCGTCGCCGTGAGATCTTCACCGGCATGGGCATTGAGTTCAAACTGAACGTGGAAGTGGGCCGCGACGTGCAGCTCGACGATCTGCTGAAGGATTACGACGCCGTGTTCCTGGGCGTCGGCACCTATCAGTCGATGCGTGGCGGGCTGGAAAACGAAGATGCCACAGGCGTGTTCGATGCCCTGCCGTTCCTGATTGCCAACACCAAGCAGATGATGGGTTACGGCGAAACCGCCGCTGAGCCGTACGTCAGCATGGAAGGTAAGCGCGTTGTAGTTCTCGGTGGCGGTGATACCGCGATGGACTGCGTGCGTACTTCCATTCGTCAGAATGCAGCACACGTTATCTGCGCCTATCGTCGTGACGAAGAGAACATGCCGGGCTCAAAACGCGAAGTGAAGAACGCGCGTGAAGAGGGTGTGGAGTTCCAGTTCAACATCCAGCCTCTGGGTATTGAAGTGAATGCCAACGGCAAAGTGAGCGGCGTAAAAGTGGCGCGCACTGAAATGGGCGCACCGGATGCGAAAGGCCGTCGTCGCGCGGAGATCGTTGCCGGTTCAGAGTATGTGATCCCGGCAGATGCGGTAGTAATGGCGTTTGGTTTCCGTCCTCACAGCATGGAGTGGCTGGCGAAGCACAGCGTCGAGCTGGACTCTCAGGGCCGCATTATCGCCCCGGAAGGCAGCGATAACGCGTTCCAGACCAGCAATCCGAAAATTTTCGCCGGTGGCGATATCGTTCGCGGTTCTGACCTGGTGGTGACCGCCATTGCCGAAGGTCGTAAAGCGGCAGACGGCATTATGAACTTCCTCGAAGTGTGA
- a CDS encoding DUF1120 domain-containing protein, which yields MTLFKKNAAVLAMGAALLVAAQANAAGDVTLKVSGNIIPAACTPALSNSGEVAFGSIAAASIRNAASDNTLVQLGSKEVTLTVKCDAATAIGFKILDNRSASAVALSSTAFINAPIEGGASATQSYFGFGLGLANNEAKVGAYTVAVDSATLTADGAPASLLVSDDEGENWQTGGAAYQLNDNSRIITAGNTGSTEPKMFSELSAPLKISAAVQTSSVLGSDEITLDGNATLSLVYL from the coding sequence ATGACTCTATTTAAGAAGAATGCCGCGGTGCTGGCAATGGGTGCTGCGCTGCTGGTGGCAGCTCAGGCGAATGCCGCAGGAGATGTAACGCTGAAAGTATCTGGCAACATCATTCCGGCTGCATGCACCCCAGCATTAAGCAACAGCGGTGAAGTCGCTTTTGGTTCCATTGCTGCCGCATCAATTCGTAATGCTGCTTCTGACAATACTCTGGTGCAACTGGGTTCTAAAGAAGTTACCCTGACCGTCAAATGTGATGCAGCAACGGCCATTGGCTTCAAAATCCTCGATAACCGCTCTGCTTCAGCTGTAGCGCTCTCTTCAACCGCATTTATTAATGCTCCGATCGAAGGCGGCGCGAGCGCAACACAAAGCTATTTCGGCTTTGGTCTGGGTTTAGCTAACAATGAGGCGAAAGTCGGCGCGTATACTGTTGCCGTAGACAGCGCAACCTTAACCGCAGATGGTGCACCGGCAAGCCTGCTTGTTTCTGATGATGAAGGCGAGAACTGGCAGACCGGTGGTGCTGCTTATCAGCTTAATGACAACTCGCGCATTATCACTGCCGGTAACACGGGTTCCACAGAACCGAAGATGTTCAGCGAACTGTCTGCGCCTCTGAAAATTTCAGCAGCCGTGCAGACAAGTTCTGTTTTGGGTTCTGATGAAATTACTCTGGATGGTAATGCCACTCTGAGCCTCGTTTATCTGTAA